Proteins encoded in a region of the Zea mays cultivar B73 chromosome 4, Zm-B73-REFERENCE-NAM-5.0, whole genome shotgun sequence genome:
- the LOC100280335 gene encoding 3-hydroxy-3-methylglutaryl-coenzyme A reductase produces the protein MEVRGGVGQGSAARHPPAPEPSRAAARVQAGDALPLPIRHTNLIFSALFAASLAYLMRRWREKIRSSTPLHAVGLAEMLAIFGLVASLIYLLSFFGIAFVQSIVSSGDDDEDFLVGSGAPASAAAPSRQHAQAPAPCELLGSPAAAPEKMPEDDEEIVASVVAGKVPSYALEARLGDCRRAAGIRREALRRITGRDIEGLPLDGFDYASILGQCCELPVGYVQLPVGVAGPLLLDGRRFYLPMATTEGCLVASTNRGCKAIAESGGATSVVLRDAMTRAPVARFPTARRAAELKAFLEDPANFDTLSVVFNRSSRFARLQGVQCAMAGRNLYMRFSCSTGDAMGMNMVSKGVQNVLDFLQDDFHDMDVISISGSSCSLGFWQLLLRQEAVRRELDRGAREVRGVRGRDRGGSGEEGPEDRRAIAGRAEHDQEPRRLGRRRRAGGVQRPREQHRYSHLHRHRPGPRAERGELPLHHDAGARQRRERSPHFRHHAFYRGGHSRGRDSAGVAVRLPGPPGREGREPGPSRVEREAAGHRGRRRGPRRRALPAVGARRGAAREEPHEVQQVEQGRLVHDGHREDAST, from the exons ATGGAAGTGCGCGGCGGAGTGGGGCAGGGTTCGGCGGCCCGGCACCCGCCCGCGCCGGAGCCGTCCCGGGCGGCGGCGCGGGTTCAGGCGGGGGACGCGCTGCCGCTGCCGATACGGCACACGAACCTCATCTTCTCGGCCCTGTTCGCGGCGTCGCTGGCGTACCTCATGCGGCGGTGGCGCGAGAAGATCCGCTCGTCCACGCCGCTCCACGCCGTTGGGCTCGCCGAGATGCTCGCCATATTCGGCCTCGTCGCCTCGCTCATCTACCTGCTCAGCTTCTTCGGCATCGCCTTCGTCCAGTCCATCGTCTCGTccggcgacgacgacgaggacTTCCTGGTCGGGTCGGGAGCTCCGGCctccgccgccgcgccctcccggCAGCATGCGCAGGCGCCGGCCCCGTGCGAGCTGCTCGGGAGCCCCGCCGCGGCGCCCGAGAAAATGCCGGAGGACGACGAGGAGATCGTCGCCTCGGTCGTCGCCGGGAAGGTTCCGTCCTACGCGCTCGAGGCCAGGCTCGGCGACTGCCGCCGCGCCGCCGGCATCCGGCGCGAGGCCCTGCGGCGGATCACGGGGCGGGACatcgagggcctcccgctcgacgGCTTCGACTACGCGTCCATACTAGGCCAGTGCTGCGAGCTGCCGGTCGGGTACGTGCAGCTGCCGGTGGGCGTCGCCGGGCCGCTGCTGCTCGACGGCCGGAGGTTCTACCTGCCCATGGCCACCACCGAGGGCTGCCTCGTCGCCAGCACCAACCGAGGCTGCAAGGCCATCGCCGAGTCGGGCGGCGCCACCAGCGTCGTGCTGCGGGACGCGATGACGCGCGCCCCCGTCGCCCGCTTCCCCACCGCGCGCCGCGCAGCCGAGCTCAAGGCATTCCTGGAGGACCCTGCTAATTTTGACACGCTTTCCGTCGTCTTCAACAG GTCGAGCAGGTTCGCGAGGCTGCAGGGGGTGCAGTGCGCGATGGCGGGGAGGAACCTGTACATGAGATTCAGCTGCAGCACAGGGGACGCCATGGGGATGAACATGGTCTCAAAGGGCGTGCAGAACGTGCTGGATTTTCTTCAGGATGACTTCCATGACATGGATGTCATTAGCATATCTGGTTCATCTTGCTCTCTCGGTTTTTG GCAACTTCTGCTCCGACAAGAAGCCGTCCGCCGTGAACTGGATCGAGGGGCGCGGGAAGTCCGTGGTGTGCGAGGCCGTGATCGGGGAGGAAGTGGTGAAGAAGGTCCTGAAGACCGACGTGCAATCGCTGGTCGAGCTGAACACGATCAAGAACCTCGCCGGCTCGGCCGTCGCCGGCGCGCTGGGGGGGTTCAACGCCCACGCGAGCAACATCGTTACAGCCATCTTCATCGCCACCGGCCAGGACCCCGCGCAGAACGTGGAGAGCTCCCACTGCATCACGATGCTGGAGCCCGTCAACGCAGGGAGAGATCTCCACATTTCCGTCACCATGCCTTCTATCGAG GTGGGCACAGTCGGGGGCGGGACTCAGCTGGCGTCGCAGTCCGCCTGCCTGGACCTCCTGGGCGTGAGGGGCGCGAGCCGGGACCGTCCCGGGTCGAACGCGAGGCTGCTGGCCACCGTGGTCGCCGGCGGGGTCCTCGCCGGCGAGCTCTCCCTGCTGTCGGCGCTCGCCGCGGGGCAGCTCGTGAAGAGCCACATGAAGTACAACAGGTCGAGCAAGGACGTCTCGTCCACGACGGCCACCGAGAAGACGCGTCAACGTGA
- the LOC100280335 gene encoding 3-hydroxy-3-methylglutaryl-coenzyme A reductase isoform X1 — translation MEVRGGVGQGSAARHPPAPEPSRAAARVQAGDALPLPIRHTNLIFSALFAASLAYLMRRWREKIRSSTPLHAVGLAEMLAIFGLVASLIYLLSFFGIAFVQSIVSSGDDDEDFLVGSGAPASAAAPSRQHAQAPAPCELLGSPAAAPEKMPEDDEEIVASVVAGKVPSYALEARLGDCRRAAGIRREALRRITGRDIEGLPLDGFDYASILGQCCELPVGYVQLPVGVAGPLLLDGRRFYLPMATTEGCLVASTNRGCKAIAESGGATSVVLRDAMTRAPVARFPTARRAAELKAFLEDPANFDTLSVVFNRSSRFARLQGVQCAMAGRNLYMRFSCSTGDAMGMNMVSKGVQNVLDFLQDDFHDMDVISISGNFCSDKKPSAVNWIEGRGKSVVCEAVIGEEVVKKVLKTDVQSLVELNTIKNLAGSAVAGALGGFNAHASNIVTAIFIATGQDPAQNVESSHCITMLEPVNAGRDLHISVTMPSIEVGTVGGGTQLASQSACLDLLGVRGASRDRPGSNARLLATVVAGGVLAGELSLLSALAAGQLVKSHMKYNRSSKDVSSTTATEKTRQREVDV, via the exons ATGGAAGTGCGCGGCGGAGTGGGGCAGGGTTCGGCGGCCCGGCACCCGCCCGCGCCGGAGCCGTCCCGGGCGGCGGCGCGGGTTCAGGCGGGGGACGCGCTGCCGCTGCCGATACGGCACACGAACCTCATCTTCTCGGCCCTGTTCGCGGCGTCGCTGGCGTACCTCATGCGGCGGTGGCGCGAGAAGATCCGCTCGTCCACGCCGCTCCACGCCGTTGGGCTCGCCGAGATGCTCGCCATATTCGGCCTCGTCGCCTCGCTCATCTACCTGCTCAGCTTCTTCGGCATCGCCTTCGTCCAGTCCATCGTCTCGTccggcgacgacgacgaggacTTCCTGGTCGGGTCGGGAGCTCCGGCctccgccgccgcgccctcccggCAGCATGCGCAGGCGCCGGCCCCGTGCGAGCTGCTCGGGAGCCCCGCCGCGGCGCCCGAGAAAATGCCGGAGGACGACGAGGAGATCGTCGCCTCGGTCGTCGCCGGGAAGGTTCCGTCCTACGCGCTCGAGGCCAGGCTCGGCGACTGCCGCCGCGCCGCCGGCATCCGGCGCGAGGCCCTGCGGCGGATCACGGGGCGGGACatcgagggcctcccgctcgacgGCTTCGACTACGCGTCCATACTAGGCCAGTGCTGCGAGCTGCCGGTCGGGTACGTGCAGCTGCCGGTGGGCGTCGCCGGGCCGCTGCTGCTCGACGGCCGGAGGTTCTACCTGCCCATGGCCACCACCGAGGGCTGCCTCGTCGCCAGCACCAACCGAGGCTGCAAGGCCATCGCCGAGTCGGGCGGCGCCACCAGCGTCGTGCTGCGGGACGCGATGACGCGCGCCCCCGTCGCCCGCTTCCCCACCGCGCGCCGCGCAGCCGAGCTCAAGGCATTCCTGGAGGACCCTGCTAATTTTGACACGCTTTCCGTCGTCTTCAACAG GTCGAGCAGGTTCGCGAGGCTGCAGGGGGTGCAGTGCGCGATGGCGGGGAGGAACCTGTACATGAGATTCAGCTGCAGCACAGGGGACGCCATGGGGATGAACATGGTCTCAAAGGGCGTGCAGAACGTGCTGGATTTTCTTCAGGATGACTTCCATGACATGGATGTCATTAGCATATCTG GCAACTTCTGCTCCGACAAGAAGCCGTCCGCCGTGAACTGGATCGAGGGGCGCGGGAAGTCCGTGGTGTGCGAGGCCGTGATCGGGGAGGAAGTGGTGAAGAAGGTCCTGAAGACCGACGTGCAATCGCTGGTCGAGCTGAACACGATCAAGAACCTCGCCGGCTCGGCCGTCGCCGGCGCGCTGGGGGGGTTCAACGCCCACGCGAGCAACATCGTTACAGCCATCTTCATCGCCACCGGCCAGGACCCCGCGCAGAACGTGGAGAGCTCCCACTGCATCACGATGCTGGAGCCCGTCAACGCAGGGAGAGATCTCCACATTTCCGTCACCATGCCTTCTATCGAG GTGGGCACAGTCGGGGGCGGGACTCAGCTGGCGTCGCAGTCCGCCTGCCTGGACCTCCTGGGCGTGAGGGGCGCGAGCCGGGACCGTCCCGGGTCGAACGCGAGGCTGCTGGCCACCGTGGTCGCCGGCGGGGTCCTCGCCGGCGAGCTCTCCCTGCTGTCGGCGCTCGCCGCGGGGCAGCTCGTGAAGAGCCACATGAAGTACAACAGGTCGAGCAAGGACGTCTCGTCCACGACGGCCACCGAGAAGACGCGTCAACGTGAAGTGGACGTGTGA